A genome region from Natronobeatus ordinarius includes the following:
- a CDS encoding type II glyceraldehyde-3-phosphate dehydrogenase: MLQVAINGYGTIGKRVADAVRAQPDMEVLGVAKTRPNFEAEQAIAKEYPLYAAIEERADQFGEAGLEIAGPVEDLIDEADVVVDATPSGVGAQNKELYEAYDTPALYQGGEAKDLAEVSFNARANYADAADADHVRVVSCNTTGLSRIVAPLEEAYGIEKVRATLVRRGGDPGQTSRGPINDILPNPVTLPSHHGPDVNTIFPDLEIDTLGMKVPATMMHMHSVNVTLETDVDAADVRELFAGENRLFLIPERMAIDGSGKLKEYALDAGRPRGDLWENCIWEESISTVGRDLYFFQGIHQESDVVPENVDAIRAVTGLADADESMATTDETLGVGF; this comes from the coding sequence ATGCTACAGGTCGCCATCAACGGGTACGGCACGATCGGGAAACGCGTCGCGGACGCCGTCCGCGCCCAGCCGGACATGGAGGTGCTCGGGGTCGCGAAGACGCGGCCGAACTTCGAGGCCGAACAGGCCATCGCGAAAGAGTACCCCCTCTACGCGGCGATCGAAGAGCGCGCCGACCAGTTCGGGGAGGCCGGCCTCGAGATCGCCGGCCCGGTCGAGGACCTGATCGACGAGGCGGACGTCGTCGTCGACGCCACGCCCTCGGGGGTCGGCGCCCAGAACAAGGAGCTGTACGAGGCCTACGACACCCCCGCGCTCTACCAGGGCGGCGAGGCCAAGGACCTGGCGGAAGTGAGCTTCAACGCTCGCGCGAACTACGCGGACGCGGCCGACGCCGATCACGTCCGCGTCGTCTCGTGTAACACGACCGGGCTCTCGCGGATCGTCGCGCCGCTCGAGGAGGCCTACGGCATCGAGAAGGTCCGGGCGACGCTGGTCCGACGCGGCGGCGACCCCGGCCAGACCTCCCGCGGCCCGATCAACGACATCTTGCCGAACCCCGTCACCCTCCCCTCCCACCACGGCCCCGACGTGAACACCATCTTCCCCGACCTCGAGATCGACACCCTCGGGATGAAGGTGCCCGCGACGATGATGCACATGCACAGCGTCAACGTCACGCTCGAGACGGACGTCGACGCCGCCGACGTCCGCGAGCTGTTCGCCGGGGAGAACCGACTGTTCCTCATCCCCGAACGGATGGCCATCGACGGCAGCGGGAAGCTCAAGGAGTACGCCTTAGACGCGGGTCGGCCGCGCGGCGACCTCTGGGAGAACTGCATCTGGGAGGAGTCGATCTCCACCGTCGGCCGCGATCTCTACTTCTTCCAGGGCATCCACCAGGAGTCCGACGTCGTACCCGAGAACGTCGACGCGATCCGTGCCGTGACCGGCCTCGCCGACGCCGACGAGAGCATGGCGACGACCGACGAAACGCTCGGCGTCGGGTTCTAG
- a CDS encoding Hsp20/alpha crystallin family protein: MRRDDRDDPFDDLFREIERMMNEMMSGANVNFESQANVDTGFGMDTHVDVHETDEAIRVVADLPGVEKQNIDLECDGETLTISARSDHREYDERITLPRRVNEHTATATYNNGVLEIVFDPAEESSDITLE, from the coding sequence ATGCGCCGAGACGACCGCGACGATCCCTTCGACGACCTCTTTCGCGAGATCGAGCGGATGATGAACGAGATGATGAGCGGCGCGAACGTGAACTTCGAGTCACAGGCGAACGTCGACACCGGCTTCGGGATGGACACCCACGTCGACGTCCACGAGACCGACGAGGCGATTCGCGTCGTCGCCGACCTCCCCGGCGTCGAAAAGCAGAACATCGACCTCGAGTGCGATGGCGAGACGCTCACGATCTCGGCCCGGAGCGACCACCGCGAGTACGACGAACGCATCACCCTCCCTCGCCGGGTGAACGAACACACCGCGACCGCCACCTACAACAACGGCGTCCTCGAGATCGTCTTCGACCCCGCCGAGGAGTCTTCGGACATCACCCTCGAGTAA
- a CDS encoding ATP-grasp domain-containing protein, whose amino-acid sequence MIDLAVVNRKETFERMREPLADRGIRCHHVPVRERTIPLGSDAPWSPDDFDVGFVYPGRLMEGGVADALLCVPWLNDRDAVVTSRNKAGVLARLERAGFSVPESVFVSSPVDEADLRAVFERFEPPVVVKPNSTTRGVGVAKAHDLDSFLGICDYLSLVHDYRATGDKSFLVQEYLPGAVDYRVMTLEGEYVGAVERRLPDDARERGQWKHNVHRGAAASGIDLPAPWRELAESVASELEIPFLGVDLLVTDDRVVVSETNARPTIDAATKYEPDFYDRLTAAIRAARSETGDSS is encoded by the coding sequence ATGATCGACCTCGCCGTCGTCAACCGCAAGGAGACGTTCGAGCGGATGCGCGAGCCGCTGGCGGACCGGGGAATTCGCTGTCACCACGTCCCCGTCCGGGAGCGGACGATTCCGCTCGGTTCGGACGCCCCGTGGTCGCCCGACGACTTCGACGTCGGCTTCGTCTACCCCGGGCGGCTGATGGAAGGCGGCGTCGCCGACGCCCTCCTCTGCGTGCCGTGGCTCAACGACCGCGACGCCGTGGTCACCTCGCGGAACAAAGCCGGCGTCCTCGCCCGCCTCGAGCGCGCTGGATTCTCAGTCCCCGAGTCGGTGTTCGTCTCGAGCCCCGTCGACGAGGCCGACCTCCGGGCGGTGTTCGAGCGGTTCGAACCGCCGGTCGTCGTCAAGCCCAACTCGACGACCCGAGGGGTCGGCGTGGCGAAGGCTCACGACCTCGATTCGTTTCTCGGGATCTGTGACTACCTCTCGCTCGTCCACGACTACCGTGCGACCGGTGATAAGTCGTTTCTCGTCCAGGAGTACCTCCCCGGAGCCGTCGACTACCGGGTGATGACCCTCGAGGGTGAGTACGTCGGCGCGGTCGAACGGCGACTCCCCGACGACGCCCGCGAGCGCGGTCAATGGAAACACAATGTCCACCGGGGCGCGGCGGCCTCGGGGATCGACCTCCCCGCGCCGTGGCGGGAGCTCGCCGAATCCGTGGCCAGCGAACTCGAGATTCCGTTCCTCGGCGTCGATCTACTCGTCACGGATGACCGGGTGGTCGTCTCCGAGACGAACGCTCGGCCGACGATCGACGCGGCGACGAAGTACGAGCCGGACTTTTACGATCGACTCACGGCGGCGATACGCGCGGCTCGGTCGGAGACGGGAGACAGCAGCTGA
- a CDS encoding 50S ribosomal protein L16, translated as MADKPASMYREISKPAYTRREYITGIPGSKIAQHKMGDINADPDDYPVQVSLVLEEECQIRHGSLEASRLSANRHMLKSAGEGNYKMILRKFPHHVIRENKQATGAGADRVSDGMRQSFGKIVGTAARIQRGDRLFTIWCDVDDADFAKDALRRAYNKISPPCRVVVEKGEEELIA; from the coding sequence ATGGCCGACAAACCCGCCTCCATGTACCGGGAGATCAGTAAACCGGCCTACACGCGCCGTGAGTACATCACTGGCATCCCGGGTTCGAAGATCGCACAGCACAAGATGGGAGACATCAACGCTGACCCCGACGACTACCCCGTCCAGGTCAGTCTCGTCCTCGAGGAGGAGTGCCAGATCCGCCACGGCAGCCTCGAGGCCTCCCGCCTCTCGGCGAACCGCCACATGCTCAAGAGCGCCGGCGAGGGCAACTACAAGATGATCCTCCGAAAGTTCCCCCACCACGTCATCCGCGAGAACAAGCAGGCGACGGGTGCGGGTGCCGACCGTGTCTCCGACGGGATGCGCCAGTCGTTCGGGAAGATCGTCGGGACGGCCGCTCGCATCCAGCGGGGCGACCGCCTCTTCACCATCTGGTGTGACGTCGACGACGCCGACTTCGCGAAGGACGCACTCCGACGCGCCTACAACAAGATCTCGCCGCCGTGCCGGGTCGTCGTCGAGAAGGGCGAAGAAGAGCTGATCGCGTAA
- a CDS encoding MarR family transcriptional regulator: MIESQPQLTETQLEPIPDEIVSPQAKLVYLYLEAADEATVDDLNEILAMKKIDVLSVLNCLSSKGLVEIDGERVELR; the protein is encoded by the coding sequence ATGATAGAATCCCAGCCCCAGCTCACCGAAACACAGCTCGAGCCGATTCCCGACGAGATCGTCTCGCCGCAGGCGAAGCTCGTCTACCTCTACCTCGAGGCGGCCGACGAGGCGACGGTCGACGACTTGAACGAGATCCTCGCGATGAAGAAGATCGACGTCCTGAGCGTGCTGAACTGCCTCTCGAGCAAGGGGCTGGTCGAGATCGACGGCGAGCGCGTCGAACTGCGCTGA
- a CDS encoding CBS domain-containing protein: protein MKSFQIGSLFDIPIKLDLTFLLVLPLFAYLIGAQIEPVVDILNLLWEADIAADAITGGLTPWVLGLTAAIGLFVGVLLHELGHSITAQRYGYPIDSITLWLFGGIAALSEMPEDWRQELNIAIAGPIVSVLVGVVSYGLFLLAPPVLGDLVAAATLDGVLFVLGYLAVLNVALAVFNMLPAFPMDGGRVLRALLARNRPYARATQQAASVGKLFAIAMGLFGLVGLNIILIGVAFFVYIAASSEAQQVVMKAAFEGITVDDIMTRSPDLHTVAPETTVEELIHRMFSERHTGYPVLENGHLIGLVTLEDAREVDPIERDAYRVEDVMTTDLETIGPNADAMDALERMQRERIGRLLVVDRDDQAFGTYARDNGDLVGLVSRTDVMTALNVVQQSGSVDPSRVDRTAD from the coding sequence ATGAAGAGTTTCCAGATCGGGTCACTGTTCGACATCCCGATCAAGCTCGATCTGACGTTTCTGCTCGTTCTTCCGCTGTTTGCGTATCTCATCGGCGCCCAGATCGAGCCGGTCGTCGACATCCTCAATCTGCTCTGGGAAGCCGACATCGCCGCCGACGCCATCACCGGTGGTCTGACGCCGTGGGTGCTCGGACTGACCGCCGCGATCGGGCTGTTCGTCGGCGTCTTGCTGCACGAACTCGGCCACTCGATCACGGCCCAGCGGTATGGCTACCCGATCGATTCGATCACGCTCTGGCTGTTCGGCGGGATCGCCGCCCTCTCGGAGATGCCCGAGGACTGGCGCCAGGAACTGAACATCGCCATCGCCGGGCCGATCGTCAGCGTTCTCGTCGGCGTCGTCTCCTACGGGCTGTTTCTGCTGGCTCCGCCGGTGCTCGGCGACCTCGTCGCCGCGGCGACCCTCGACGGCGTGCTGTTCGTCCTCGGCTACCTCGCCGTCCTCAACGTCGCGCTCGCGGTGTTCAACATGCTTCCCGCGTTCCCGATGGACGGCGGGCGCGTCCTCCGGGCACTGCTCGCTCGCAACCGACCCTACGCACGGGCGACACAGCAGGCCGCGAGCGTCGGCAAACTGTTCGCCATCGCCATGGGCCTGTTCGGCCTGGTCGGGCTCAACATAATCCTCATCGGCGTCGCCTTCTTCGTCTACATCGCCGCCTCGAGTGAGGCCCAGCAGGTCGTGATGAAAGCCGCCTTCGAGGGAATCACCGTCGACGACATCATGACGCGGTCGCCCGACCTTCACACCGTCGCTCCCGAGACGACCGTCGAGGAACTCATCCACCGGATGTTCAGCGAACGTCACACGGGCTATCCCGTCCTCGAGAACGGTCATCTCATCGGGCTCGTGACCCTCGAGGACGCCCGCGAGGTCGATCCCATCGAACGCGACGCCTACCGGGTCGAGGACGTGATGACGACCGATCTCGAGACGATCGGTCCCAACGCGGACGCGATGGACGCCTTAGAGCGGATGCAACGGGAACGGATCGGCCGGCTGCTGGTCGTCGATCGGGACGATCAGGCGTTCGGCACTTACGCACGCGACAACGGTGACCTGGTCGGGCTCGTCTCCCGGACCGACGTCATGACCGCCCTGAACGTCGTCCAGCAGAGCGGCTCGGTGGATCCCTCGCGGGTGGACCGCACGGCCGATTGA
- a CDS encoding deoxyuridine 5'-triphosphate nucleotidohydrolase → MYRSGAFVADHVSPIADEQVQPNGVDLTLDVVFEQREPGRIGRDGKEIGDRIARPLEELDQKVPTTYYLPPGAYVVRYGERIHIPEGHVGFLYPRSSLLRNSCMLNTAVWDAGYEGRGEGLLQVHHDVELERGARIAQLVLTEADHETVYDGSYQGENL, encoded by the coding sequence ATGTACCGATCTGGAGCCTTCGTCGCCGACCACGTCTCGCCGATCGCCGACGAACAGGTCCAGCCCAACGGCGTCGACCTCACGCTCGACGTCGTCTTCGAACAGCGCGAGCCCGGCCGCATCGGCCGGGACGGCAAGGAGATCGGCGACCGGATCGCCCGCCCGCTCGAGGAGCTCGACCAGAAGGTGCCGACGACCTACTACCTGCCGCCCGGCGCCTACGTCGTCCGCTACGGCGAGCGCATCCACATCCCCGAGGGTCACGTCGGCTTTCTCTACCCGCGGTCGTCGCTGCTGCGCAACTCCTGTATGCTGAACACGGCGGTGTGGGACGCTGGCTACGAGGGCCGCGGCGAGGGACTGCTCCAGGTCCACCACGACGTCGAACTCGAGCGCGGCGCGCGGATCGCCCAGCTCGTGCTGACCGAGGCCGACCACGAGACGGTGTACGACGGATCGTACCAGGGCGAAAATCTGTGA
- a CDS encoding metal-dependent hydrolase yields the protein MMATTHAFAGLAVVAPVAYAVPELAVPLAVGALLGGIAPDFDLVLEHRRTLHFPVYGLLGAVPAVGVAALVPSSVTVALAAVAVAAWLHAASDAFGGGLEMDPWTNPTERAVYDHWRRRWVRPRRWIRYDGAPEDAALAVALAVPAFVVVDGHGWLEALVVVGVAVSIAYALARRRIARWSPDWLE from the coding sequence ATGATGGCGACGACGCACGCGTTCGCTGGACTCGCCGTCGTCGCCCCGGTCGCCTACGCCGTTCCCGAGCTCGCTGTCCCCCTCGCCGTCGGCGCGCTCCTCGGCGGGATCGCCCCCGACTTCGACCTCGTCCTCGAGCACCGCCGAACGCTGCACTTTCCTGTCTACGGGCTCCTTGGTGCTGTCCCCGCGGTCGGCGTCGCCGCTCTCGTCCCCTCGAGCGTCACCGTCGCGCTTGCGGCGGTCGCCGTCGCCGCCTGGCTCCACGCGGCGAGCGACGCTTTCGGCGGCGGCCTCGAGATGGATCCGTGGACGAACCCCACCGAGCGCGCCGTCTACGACCACTGGCGCCGGCGGTGGGTGCGTCCCCGGCGGTGGATCCGCTACGACGGCGCGCCCGAGGACGCCGCGCTGGCGGTCGCGCTGGCCGTCCCCGCGTTCGTCGTCGTCGACGGTCACGGCTGGCTCGAGGCGCTCGTCGTCGTCGGCGTTGCAGTCTCGATCGCCTACGCACTCGCCCGGCGGCGGATCGCCAGGTGGAGCCCCGACTGGCTCGAGTGA
- a CDS encoding pyruvoyl-dependent arginine decarboxylase, which translates to MSTIRIVWGSASAPTKMSSYDAALADAGVENYNLVAVSSVIPAGVDVEAVGTAPDLGPAGERLTVVEARATAAGPSSVAAALGWVESVDDGPGLFYEASGEIDAADVENRVLEGLAAGSELRDWELGEPSVRVESSEAESGTYTTSVVLAVYGESDPIL; encoded by the coding sequence ATGAGCACGATCCGAATCGTCTGGGGGTCGGCCTCGGCCCCGACGAAGATGTCCTCCTACGACGCCGCCCTCGCCGACGCGGGCGTCGAGAACTACAACCTCGTCGCCGTCTCGTCGGTGATCCCCGCCGGCGTCGACGTCGAGGCCGTCGGCACCGCTCCCGACCTCGGGCCCGCCGGCGAACGGCTGACGGTCGTCGAAGCGCGGGCAACGGCCGCCGGCCCGAGCAGCGTCGCCGCGGCGCTGGGCTGGGTCGAGTCGGTCGACGACGGGCCGGGGCTGTTCTACGAGGCGTCGGGGGAGATCGACGCGGCCGACGTCGAGAACCGGGTCCTCGAGGGACTCGCTGCCGGGAGCGAACTCCGGGACTGGGAGCTGGGTGAGCCGAGCGTCCGCGTCGAGTCGAGCGAAGCCGAATCGGGCACGTACACCACGTCGGTCGTGCTGGCTGTGTACGGCGAGAGCGATCCGATTCTGTAG
- a CDS encoding DUF5811 family protein — MNGNTPYAGLPGVTQAGHRAATDVPELSGEQRRTLRRDVSRIAARTRELLPDEYVVDAEISTGIAGPQVTVAVQPPIGHPVSAGFTPALEDDRDELIDADDRDEVARGLAASAALQVKLAVGDDVTPTAQ; from the coding sequence ATGAACGGGAACACGCCCTACGCGGGGCTACCGGGTGTGACGCAAGCGGGTCACCGGGCAGCGACTGACGTGCCGGAGCTCTCCGGCGAGCAGCGCCGGACGCTTCGGCGGGACGTCTCCCGGATCGCCGCCCGTACCCGCGAGCTCTTACCCGACGAGTACGTCGTCGACGCCGAGATCTCGACGGGGATCGCGGGGCCGCAGGTGACCGTCGCCGTTCAGCCGCCGATCGGCCATCCGGTCAGCGCCGGCTTCACCCCCGCACTCGAGGACGATCGCGACGAACTCATCGACGCAGACGATCGCGACGAGGTCGCCCGGGGGCTCGCCGCCAGCGCGGCGCTCCAGGTGAAGCTGGCCGTCGGCGACGACGTGACGCCGACGGCCCAGTGA
- a CDS encoding flavin reductase family protein, with translation METFAPAAVDTDVNSRVIKSLVSPRPIAWVSTVSPDGVDNLAPFSAYNYVSSSHPLLMVSTGVREDDDGDEELKDTARNAVDTGEFAVNVVTEDVAEAMDRTAAALEPEESEFDAFDLERAPCREIAAPRVADAIATMECSLFETMRVKDRLVLFGEVECVHLADELLTDGEIDATTFETVGRLGGPYYTVGEHADLERR, from the coding sequence ATGGAGACGTTCGCCCCCGCAGCCGTCGACACCGACGTGAACAGTCGCGTAATCAAGTCGCTCGTGAGCCCCCGGCCGATCGCCTGGGTCAGTACCGTGAGCCCCGACGGCGTCGACAACCTCGCGCCGTTCAGCGCGTACAACTACGTCAGCTCGAGTCACCCGCTGCTGATGGTCAGCACGGGCGTCCGCGAGGACGACGATGGGGACGAGGAGCTGAAGGATACGGCGCGAAACGCCGTCGACACCGGCGAGTTCGCCGTCAACGTCGTCACCGAGGACGTCGCCGAGGCGATGGACCGGACGGCCGCCGCGCTCGAGCCCGAGGAGAGTGAGTTCGACGCGTTCGACCTCGAGCGGGCGCCGTGTCGCGAAATCGCGGCCCCACGGGTCGCCGACGCCATCGCCACGATGGAGTGCTCGCTGTTCGAGACGATGCGCGTCAAAGACCGGCTGGTGCTGTTCGGCGAGGTCGAGTGCGTCCACCTCGCAGACGAGCTCCTCACCGACGGCGAGATCGACGCGACGACGTTCGAGACAGTGGGGCGACTCGGCGGGCCGTACTACACGGTGGGCGAGCACGCCGACCTCGAGCGACGCTGA
- a CDS encoding serpin family protein codes for MTTNRRDVLALAGITMAALGGCTMTDTDDTDSEPSPEPSGGDAPIDGQLLSADVDRAAPAVSDDALEALVDGVNTFSLALLGELADDEETNHFASPYSVSLALAMAWAGARGETETAMADTLAFPHDQQQLHETFNALSQSLEEDTPADGDDEDEDATEFTLRIANAIWGQADYPFGDAFLETLARNYGAGLRTLDFEAAPEPARAEINDWVAEETEDKIEELLPEGSVHGDTKLVLTNAIYFLANWANQFDEDETEDGPFTALDGSESTVPMMHQHLRTRYAAVDGHQVLELPYEGDATMVVFLPAAGEFEAFRDSLDVDRLDELLEATADASGDLALPRFEFESSFSVRDALAALGMEVAFTNQADFTGMLESDESAPSLMIEDVYHDAYVAVDEEGTEAAAATGVTMVPTSAPAETFDVTVDRPFLFAIRDDETGSLLFLGQVVDAGEAQ; via the coding sequence ATGACGACGAACCGGCGCGACGTCCTCGCGCTCGCAGGAATTACGATGGCAGCCCTCGGAGGTTGTACGATGACCGACACCGACGACACGGATTCGGAACCGTCGCCGGAGCCGAGCGGTGGAGACGCACCGATCGACGGTCAGCTCCTCTCGGCCGACGTCGATCGAGCCGCTCCCGCCGTCTCCGACGACGCACTCGAGGCGCTCGTCGACGGGGTCAACACGTTCTCCCTCGCGTTGCTCGGCGAACTCGCCGACGACGAGGAGACGAACCACTTCGCGTCGCCGTACAGCGTCTCGCTCGCGCTGGCGATGGCGTGGGCGGGGGCCCGCGGCGAGACCGAGACGGCGATGGCCGACACGCTCGCGTTCCCTCACGACCAGCAACAGCTTCACGAGACGTTCAACGCCCTCTCCCAGTCGCTCGAGGAGGACACACCGGCCGACGGAGATGACGAGGACGAGGACGCCACCGAGTTCACCCTCCGCATCGCGAACGCGATCTGGGGGCAGGCCGACTACCCGTTCGGCGACGCGTTCCTCGAGACGCTCGCGCGCAACTACGGTGCCGGGCTGCGAACCCTCGACTTCGAAGCCGCACCCGAGCCTGCCCGGGCGGAGATCAACGACTGGGTGGCCGAGGAAACCGAGGACAAGATCGAGGAGTTGCTCCCCGAGGGCTCGGTCCACGGGGACACGAAACTCGTGTTGACCAACGCCATCTACTTCCTCGCGAACTGGGCGAACCAGTTCGACGAGGACGAGACCGAGGACGGACCGTTCACCGCCCTCGACGGGAGCGAGTCCACCGTCCCGATGATGCACCAGCATCTCCGGACGCGCTACGCCGCCGTCGACGGCCACCAGGTGCTCGAGTTACCCTACGAGGGCGACGCGACGATGGTCGTCTTCCTCCCCGCCGCGGGTGAGTTCGAAGCCTTCCGCGACTCACTCGACGTCGATCGGCTCGACGAATTACTCGAGGCGACGGCCGACGCGAGCGGCGACCTCGCACTCCCCCGGTTCGAGTTCGAGTCCTCGTTCAGCGTCCGCGACGCGCTGGCCGCACTCGGTATGGAGGTCGCGTTCACCAACCAGGCGGACTTTACGGGAATGCTCGAGTCGGACGAGTCGGCCCCCTCGCTCATGATCGAGGACGTCTACCACGACGCCTACGTCGCCGTCGACGAGGAAGGAACGGAGGCCGCCGCGGCGACCGGCGTGACCATGGTGCCGACGAGCGCACCCGCCGAAACGTTCGACGTAACCGTCGACCGGCCGTTCCTCTTCGCGATCCGTGACGACGAGACGGGGAGCCTGCTCTTTCTCGGCCAGGTCGTCGACGCCGGCGAGGCCCAGTAG